Below is a genomic region from Castanea sativa cultivar Marrone di Chiusa Pesio chromosome 2, ASM4071231v1.
CGAACGATTATTCCGCAACACTGCCTCCACATGATGTGACTATTTTCTGATAAAATATAGTTAATAATTAatacaatatattaaattttctaaattaagttatttatatttattattatttaaaagtgttttaaatttttgtaagttttatttttcatgaaaacacaatatattttatattcaattattatataagacgatatattttgttaataatgtAACGTGGAGTTGGAAtaataacataagaaaaatatatattatcaagAACTTACCAACATTACATTGTGAAAGTAACATAATTGTCAATGAACACCAATCAGCTTTTACAAAGGATAGATTGACTTTTAACAATATCCTTATAGCTTTTGAAACCCTTCattgtttgcaaaattttaagtctaATACTCATGGTTTTATGGCGGTTAAATTAGACATGAATAAAGCTTATGATTGGGTAGATTGGGGTTTCCTAGGAAAATTGATGAGATAGATGGGTTTCAATGAAAGGTGGATCCAATTGATAATGGGGTGTGTaaaaattgtttcttacttAGTGTTGGTGAATGGAAAGCCTTGTGGTATGATACAACCTACCCATGGGATAAGACAAGGTGACTCACtatcaccttttctttttctgcttTGTACGGAAGGCCTAAATGGGCTATCAAGAGAGCTGAAAATAATGGAGAAATACATGGTTTTTCACTATGTAGGAGAGGGCCCAAATTAACCCATTtgctttttgcagatgatagtctTCTCTTTTGCAGGGAAACCATAGAAGAATGTGACAAGGTATTGGAGATTTTGAATATGTATGAGGAGGCATTGGGGCAAAGAATCAATAGAAGCAAAACTGCATTATTCTTTAGCAAGTGCACCCCAAGAGAAACGAAACATGAAATAAAGGAGGCTTTTGGTGTTCCGAAAATCATGCAGTATGAAAAGTACTTGGGTCTTTCCTTCATTTGTGGGTAAAAGGAAAAAGACAAGTTTCAACTACATCAAAGAGAAAATATGGAAGAAGTTACAAGGATGGGAAGGTAAATTGCTCTCTCAAGCAGGTATGGAAGTGTTACTAAAATCAGTCATACAAGCTATTCCCACCTATTCAATGGGTTGTTTTAAATTACCCATTGGATTGTGCCATGAAATTGAagctctaataaaaaattttggtggggtcaatGTGGTGAAGATTCATTGGACTAAGTGGGAGGACATGACAAAATCAAATATAGCGGGTGGAATGGGTTTTAGAGATTTAGCAATATAAAATGACTCTCTACTAGCGAAGCAAGCATAGCATCTTCTGCACAACAAAACATCTATATTCTATAAGGTGTTTAAGACCCGTTTTTTTTCCCAAACTCTACAATCATGGAAGCGGCAGACTCAAGAATGGGATCCTATGCATGAAAGAGTATCCTTAGAGGAATGGATATTATTCAGAGGGGAGCAAGATGGAGGGTTGGAAAtggagaaaatataaatatttggcAGCAGAGTTGGCTACCTAGAAAACACCCACCAAACCTTCCAATATGCCCCATACAAGACTTTGAAAACGCTACTGTGTCTTGCTTGATTGATCAAACCACGAGGCAATGGAGGGCAAATCTGGTGGATGGGTTATTTATGGAGGAAGATGATGAATTAATCAAATCAATGCCATTGAGTCATGTGGAAGCAGAGGATGTGCTATTCTAGCCGTACACAAACAATGAAGTCTATACGTGTAAATCGGGTAATCAATTCCTCAAAGAAGAAGCTGAAATGGAAGCCACAAATCAGGTCCCTCCTCTTCAAGACAAATATGTGTGGAAAGTTATTTGGTCGATGCAAGTACTGCAGAAGGTTAAGATGTTCATGTGGAGAGCTTGCCGAAACACCATGCCAACGAAACATGCCCTTATGAGACGCACAATCATTGGTAATTCAATCTGTGATCGTTGCCAAGTGTCATGGATAATAGTAGAGAGTAAGCAGCTGGATCTCTTTGCAATCACCTCATGGTCAGTTTGGAATCAAAAGAACCAGGTTCGGTCACAAGCTTCAGCCAGTGATCTTCATCAGGTAGCCGCTGCTGCAAGAACCAGGTTGGACGAGTTCCACATGACGAGGCAGGGGCTGGAGCTTCAGAGGCAATGAGTTGTTCAATCAGCACAAACCGGTGGCTTGCTCCTCCAACGGACGTGGTGAAAGTAAATTTTGATGGAGCAACGtgcccaaaaaagaagaaagctagtATAGTTGTGGTGGTTCGAGATGTAAATGGTTTGGTGCTTGCCTCATGTGCAAAGATAAAACACCAACCTTATAAGGTAGTGGAGATAGAATCCTTGGCAGCAGCAACAGTCCTATCCTTTGCAACAGACCTTGCTTTCCGACGCATTATTTTGGAGGGAGATTCAATGGAAGTGATACAAGCTTTGCGAGAGAACACACAGTCCCTTACACCATCGGGGTTATTGATTGAGGATATCAGAAGGTTTTCCTAAAACTTTGATCAATTGCTATATTTTTCATACTAAAAGAAATGGCAATGTTGTAGCTCATAGTTTGGCTAAATATGCTTTAAGCATACTAGATTTTTTTAGTGTGGATGGAGGGTGTTTTACCACACATTCTTCCTATTGTACAAGCTAATTTAGCGCAGTTACATTAATAAAGTTTAGTTTTttctccctaaaaaaaaaaaaatctcctcccAAAGTATCACTGAAGTAGATTGAAGTGGATTGAATTGGATCTAATGGATCAAATGTTACACTGATATAACTTAATAAGAGTATAGCAATAATAAATGCCgcgcttcaacttttagatataaaCAATGCATCATTGTCAATTTCTAGTATCGAtgttccatttttttaaaatacttgaaCTCCTAAGTTTGAATCCTAATTCCATCCCTAGTAAAATACCTCTAACTTGCCCCATTACCGGCTTGCCCTCCTCTTGTCTCGAAGAAACGATAGAATGGGGATCGAACATCCCTCATCCAACCTCATCCCATTCCGTTATCATCCCTTCATCCTATTATTTAAAAGTCATGATcgatacccaaaaaaaaaccaaattaaccTCTTTCACtacttattaatataaaataattattgaaatAGCTTCATTTTTATATGAGTATATTAGCAATGCcattttttattacataataATCACAgcaaagaattaaagaaaatcGCATCAAGCAATATCAATCATTGATCaatataaaatgaattaaaatacatatataagtCGATCTCACTCTATATGCATAATATTATTTTGCACATCCTTGTCGGAGATCAAAGTCAAAGCAAAGTTAAGACATTCCTTGTCAGTTAATTGGATTCCTAGATGCTCTTCCCATGTTCTAGCAGGCTGGTCTCTTCCTACTctcatttttttcctctaaaaaatgaaaaaaagaattcaaagcATACATACCCTATCCAAAACATTTTTACCATCTGAGTAACAAAGAAGGTTGGCATCATTGGACAGAACatctaaaaaaatagttttcaatGGGTAGATATCTTATATTgaagttcatcaaaaaagaaaaaaacagaaaaagataTCCTTTATTGAAAACTATTATATTCTCTGGAAGCATTGCTCCCTCCTTCACATGAGAGGTGAGCTCCACATAAGAAGAGGGAACAATGCTCTCGAAGTATATAATAATTTCTCATCTTACATTGAAGTATCGAAGTGTCAATTATTTTCAATCGGTTAAGATATCTTATGTTTGaagtaacaaaaaattatttcttttctttctttaccaAAAATAACGTTCATaagtccaagaaaaaaaaaatcacaaatatcATCTCATAGATTACTGTAACGGCGAAAAAGcaagaaatcaaatttgttGTCTTAAATAATGATTTTAGTATTTGCTATCACAATTAATTTCTTTAGAGATGAGAAGTCAAGTTTGTTTTATGATATCCAATGCCAAGACTAAGAAGGCTTATGTCAGAGAATtgaatgagaaatgatatttatttcattaatgaaCAACTTGAAAGCTGATTAAGAAAAAACACAAGTGTTGGTCCTTGGGTCTAGTCCAAGAATGAGGTTACAAAATGGATGAcctatctctttcttttttttagcacTCTTTTTTGTGTCCCCCAATCTAGATCTTCTTCTTGCTTTATATATCCAGCTAGAAGGTATTTGGATCCTACACTTGGAGGAGTGGCATCGTACCACTAAAACTCTTGTCCCATCTAGAACATATCAGTAAGTTTTATACTAAAATCTTAGCTATACTGCCACTGTTCATGGTCACTTCtttattaatgcggccagaggaGTGGTTGTCTTATATTTAATGCGAAGGGGATAACTTTTATATCattctttcttcattcttttcgTATTTCGTGCCAAGTTTGCTTTCTTTCGTGTCTAATGGTTTAACTTTGTGTCTCTCATATAATTAGTGCTCGTCCCCCGAGGTCCGAGGTATGTCCTCGAAACCTTCATCAAGTATGTTACCCCAATCTCTTTTCGAATCGTGAGATCATTGCCCTAGATCAATTGTTGGACTTTAGCCCCTCGAAAATAACCTTGACTGTCTGTTTACCAATTTTTGACAGACAATCCTTACATTGAAGACAATAATTAACAATACAatcatttctttttctgtttccCAGTTGCCAAGATAGAGCATTGTAGTCAAATTGTCCATTTTCATAATTTGACCTAGTTTGAAATGACAttaattaacctttttttttttttttttttagattttgtcaTTTTACCACCATGAGTGTGAAGGACAAGGGTTAGGTATAAACTTTTAGTAGGGAacttcatacatatatacattgtttttttagaaatagATTTCAATCTATTGCGTCCGCTTTTGATGATAgatttttatcatcaaaccaagacatcaatcggTTTTTGATATAGATGGAGAATGAACTTCAAATCGCTATTCAACTTTCatagactttactagttgaactaattaaaactcattacatatatacacttaaattacgttagaataaaat
It encodes:
- the LOC142624808 gene encoding uncharacterized protein LOC142624808, with amino-acid sequence MSCSISTNRWLAPPTDVVKVNFDGATCPKKKKASIVVVVRDVNGLVLASCAKIKHQPYKVVEIESLAAATVLSFATDLAFRRIILEGDSMEVIQALRENTQSLTPSGLLIEDIRRFS